From a single Bacillus sp. NEB1478 genomic region:
- a CDS encoding NAD(P)-binding protein, which translates to MYPIHLNLANKLVVIAGGGKIALRKIQGLVETGANITVVSPDAVSEIKELYTQKKLKWISREIEASDYTDAFLIIAATNDHATNAWIASQAVDKQLINVADHPDLGNFIVPSVVRRGKLVFSVSTSGSSPSLSKKIKKELENTYSADYESYVDFLYECRVLVKKLHNGHERRIALEELINRQFLQSEILREHYKQQLINNVSTKIEY; encoded by the coding sequence TTGTACCCTATTCATTTGAATCTCGCAAACAAGTTAGTGGTGATAGCAGGTGGGGGTAAGATTGCTCTGCGTAAAATTCAGGGTCTAGTAGAAACTGGGGCAAATATAACGGTTGTAAGTCCTGATGCAGTTTCCGAAATAAAAGAACTGTATACTCAAAAAAAACTTAAGTGGATATCAAGGGAAATCGAAGCAAGTGATTATACAGACGCATTTTTGATTATTGCTGCAACAAATGATCATGCAACGAATGCATGGATTGCCTCACAGGCTGTCGATAAGCAACTTATAAATGTTGCTGATCATCCGGACTTAGGCAATTTTATCGTTCCTTCTGTTGTTAGAAGAGGGAAGCTAGTATTCTCTGTTTCTACGAGTGGATCAAGTCCATCACTTTCTAAAAAAATCAAAAAAGAGCTAGAAAATACGTATTCTGCTGACTATGAATCATATGTTGATTTTTTATATGAATGCCGTGTTCTTGTGAAAAAACTCCATAATGGACATGAACGACGCATTGCTCTCGAAGAACTAATTAATAGACAATTCTTACAATCTGAAATATTACGAGAACATTATAAACAACAATTAATAAATAATGTTTCAACAAAAATCGAATACTGA
- a CDS encoding sirohydrochlorin chelatase: MQALLLICHGSRLKEGSNEAISFVQQCIENIDTPIKEICFLELSEPSIKEGFETCIKKGATKIAVVPVLLLSANHAKKDIPKELFELQNQYPDVEITYGRPFGVHQSISDLLWEKISQKVSGLKDTSYVLLIGRGSSDPDVKRDLEAIAHHLQLQNRVPQIKACFLTGSVPSFEDALTKIDKYCDQVVIVPYLLFTGLLLKGINKTINHYKRQNEKEVVLCNALGYHPILKKVLQTRITETLYNKEKDAFVPYSFESRKQVSGDSRWG, encoded by the coding sequence ATGCAAGCATTACTTTTAATCTGTCATGGAAGCCGGTTAAAAGAAGGGAGTAACGAAGCAATATCCTTCGTCCAGCAATGTATAGAAAATATAGACACACCCATAAAAGAAATCTGCTTTCTTGAACTTTCTGAGCCTTCAATTAAAGAAGGTTTTGAAACTTGCATCAAAAAAGGAGCAACCAAAATTGCCGTCGTACCAGTCCTATTATTATCTGCAAATCATGCTAAAAAAGATATTCCAAAAGAGCTGTTCGAGTTACAGAATCAATACCCTGATGTAGAAATAACATATGGCCGTCCATTTGGAGTACATCAATCCATTTCTGACTTGTTATGGGAAAAGATAAGTCAAAAAGTCAGCGGTTTAAAAGATACATCTTATGTACTCCTGATCGGACGAGGAAGTTCAGACCCAGATGTTAAAAGGGACCTTGAAGCGATCGCGCATCATTTACAGCTGCAAAACCGTGTTCCACAAATTAAAGCTTGCTTTCTAACTGGTTCTGTACCAAGCTTTGAAGATGCCTTAACAAAAATTGATAAATATTGTGATCAAGTTGTAATTGTACCGTATTTATTGTTCACCGGTCTCCTTTTAAAGGGGATAAATAAGACCATCAATCACTACAAACGACAGAACGAAAAAGAAGTTGTATTATGCAATGCGCTTGGATATCACCCTATTTTAAAAAAGGTATTACAGACTCGTATAACCGAGACGCTATATAATAAGGAGAAGGATGCTTTTGTACCCTATTCATTTGAATCTCGCAAACAAGTTAGTGGTGATAGCAGGTGGGGGTAA
- a CDS encoding bifunctional homocysteine S-methyltransferase/methylenetetrahydrofolate reductase produces MGILTDLKQNKILIGDGAMGTLLYSYGTDFCYEELNLSQPDQILNIHHAYIDAGANIIQTNSYAANYSKLERYGLQDSVKEINSAAVQLARNSTKNNEYVVGTIGGIRGIKPNRIPMEEVKRSFREQLYCLLMENVDGILLETYYDLEELQTVLEIARRETDLPIISQVSLQEVGIMQDRTPITEALAKLEASGADIVGLNCRLGPYHMLKTLEEVPIQKHAYLSAYPNASLPSYNDGKLQYESDAEYFKECARAFRDQGIRLLGGCCGTTPAHIRAFSEELKDAEPITEKEIMKKHKKIVVQPPSSPAKPKITPLHEQVKNKQSIIVELDPPRKLSTTRFMEGANALKKAGIDALTLADNSLASPRICNSALGSIVQSQVNLRPLVHVTCRDRNLIGLQSHLMGLHTNGINEILAVTGDPTKIGDFPGASSVYDVTSFDLIKLIKQFNEGVSLSGKDLGEKTSFSVGAAFNPNVRHIDKAVERLEKKIECGADYFISQPVFSEEQLIKVHEAVNHIDKPIYIGIMPLISSQNAEFLHHEVPGIKLSNSVRERLAKYKNDPKQASEEGLFIAKSLLDTAMELFNGIYLITPFMRYELTVELANYARAHSPFQLVRRSQNA; encoded by the coding sequence ATGGGTATATTAACAGATTTAAAACAAAACAAAATTTTGATTGGTGACGGTGCTATGGGCACACTCTTGTATTCTTATGGAACAGACTTTTGTTATGAAGAACTCAACCTCTCACAGCCTGATCAAATTCTGAATATCCATCATGCCTATATAGATGCCGGAGCAAATATCATTCAAACGAATTCGTATGCAGCAAACTATTCCAAACTTGAGCGTTACGGGCTCCAAGATTCAGTAAAGGAAATAAACAGTGCAGCTGTTCAGTTAGCCAGAAATTCAACGAAAAATAATGAATATGTTGTGGGAACAATTGGCGGTATCCGTGGAATTAAACCAAATAGAATACCAATGGAAGAAGTGAAACGCAGCTTTCGTGAACAATTATATTGTCTTTTAATGGAGAATGTAGATGGTATTTTATTAGAAACGTATTATGATTTAGAAGAATTGCAAACTGTTTTAGAAATCGCTAGAAGAGAAACAGATCTACCTATCATCTCCCAGGTATCTTTGCAGGAAGTAGGTATTATGCAGGACCGAACACCGATAACAGAAGCACTCGCTAAATTAGAAGCGAGTGGAGCAGATATTGTAGGTCTTAACTGCAGACTTGGTCCTTATCATATGCTAAAAACACTTGAAGAAGTCCCAATCCAAAAACACGCCTACCTTTCTGCTTACCCGAATGCCAGTCTTCCTTCTTATAATGATGGAAAGCTGCAATATGAAAGCGATGCCGAATACTTTAAAGAATGTGCCCGCGCCTTTCGGGATCAAGGTATTCGGTTACTTGGCGGTTGCTGTGGTACAACTCCAGCTCACATACGAGCGTTCTCTGAAGAACTAAAGGATGCTGAACCGATAACTGAGAAAGAAATAATGAAAAAACATAAAAAAATCGTTGTTCAGCCACCGTCTTCTCCTGCTAAACCAAAGATAACACCGCTTCATGAACAGGTGAAAAATAAGCAATCAATCATTGTTGAATTAGACCCGCCTAGAAAGTTGAGCACAACTCGTTTTATGGAAGGAGCTAATGCGCTCAAAAAGGCTGGCATTGATGCACTCACTCTTGCGGACAATTCCCTTGCTTCACCAAGAATATGTAATTCTGCTCTTGGATCCATCGTTCAATCACAGGTGAACTTGCGGCCGCTCGTTCATGTTACGTGCAGAGATCGGAATTTAATCGGATTGCAGTCGCATTTGATGGGACTTCACACAAATGGTATTAACGAAATTCTCGCCGTAACAGGAGATCCTACTAAAATTGGGGATTTTCCAGGTGCATCTTCGGTTTATGATGTAACATCTTTTGATTTGATTAAGCTGATCAAGCAATTTAATGAAGGTGTCTCGTTATCAGGAAAAGATCTTGGTGAAAAGACTTCATTCTCTGTCGGAGCCGCTTTTAACCCGAATGTAAGGCATATAGATAAAGCGGTTGAGCGATTAGAGAAAAAAATAGAATGCGGAGCGGATTATTTTATTAGCCAGCCTGTTTTCTCAGAAGAGCAGCTCATCAAAGTACATGAAGCCGTTAACCATATCGATAAACCAATATATATCGGTATCATGCCGCTCATCAGCAGTCAGAATGCAGAATTTCTTCACCATGAAGTACCTGGTATCAAACTTTCAAACTCGGTACGAGAGCGTTTGGCAAAATATAAGAATGATCCAAAGCAGGCATCAGAGGAAGGTTTATTTATTGCAAAGTCTTTATTGGATACTGCTATGGAGTTATTTAACGGAATCTATCTTATTACCCCCTTCATGCGTTATGAACTAACAGTCGAACTAGCAAATTATGCCCGAGCTCACAGTCCTTTTCAACTTGTAAGGAGGTCTCAGAATGCCTAA